From a region of the Methanoculleus receptaculi genome:
- a CDS encoding thiamine-phosphate synthase family protein translates to MTQEEREKVIKRLEEAVGLLAERMDARLIPEVGMNVVYALPDARSREDVAGVLGRIVRLGDRVHPVGEIAFGASDHMARVVLTAMRFDPRIRSAANIRFSDEIVSKLTDLLFEVRSFDRGKEPPGVQTMDWGVASCCREGVPDVIYDPGAVGKEPMIRLLGEDPVTVAQNILKLSNRIKYAQL, encoded by the coding sequence ATGACGCAGGAAGAACGCGAGAAGGTTATCAAGAGGTTGGAGGAGGCCGTAGGGCTGCTCGCCGAACGCATGGACGCGCGGCTCATCCCCGAGGTTGGAATGAATGTAGTCTATGCACTGCCAGACGCGCGGAGCAGAGAGGATGTAGCAGGTGTTCTGGGACGCATCGTCAGGCTTGGTGACCGGGTTCACCCTGTCGGGGAGATCGCGTTCGGCGCAAGCGACCACATGGCACGGGTTGTCCTCACGGCCATGCGCTTCGATCCGAGGATACGTAGCGCGGCAAACATCCGTTTCTCGGACGAGATTGTCTCTAAATTAACTGACCTCCTCTTTGAGGTCCGCTCTTTTGACCGGGGGAAGGAGCCGCCCGGCGTCCAGACGATGGACTGGGGTGTAGCCTCCTGCTGCAGGGAAGGTGTACCTGATGTCATATATGACCCGGGGGCCGTCGGAAAAGAGCCGATGATCAGGCTACTCGGCGAGGATCCGGTCACGGTAGCACAAAATATTCTTAAACTGTCGAATCGCATAAAATATGCACAATTGTAA
- a CDS encoding HD domain-containing protein: MYISIPAKWRDPHHLSMATDNFFRMEREEAIDLLRRYLTSQSHIVHSHATAAIMRKVAEHLGEDAEMWEIIGLLHDIDYDLVEGEMERHGIEGYRILIENGVPENVAEIVRRHNHLLTSGYERPIEVALQAADSASGLIIACALVKGGVIDNVTPRTVKKKFKEKSFAAGCERERILMIESLMDIETFYHLAIEGLKEARADLGLA, encoded by the coding sequence ATGTATATCTCTATCCCTGCAAAGTGGCGCGACCCACACCATTTATCGATGGCGACCGACAACTTCTTTCGCATGGAGAGAGAGGAGGCCATTGACCTGCTCCGGCGTTACCTGACGTCGCAGTCGCACATCGTCCACAGCCACGCCACGGCAGCCATCATGAGGAAGGTCGCGGAGCACCTCGGTGAAGATGCGGAGATGTGGGAGATCATCGGTCTCCTGCACGACATCGACTACGATCTTGTTGAGGGGGAGATGGAACGCCATGGGATCGAAGGCTACCGGATCCTGATCGAGAACGGCGTCCCGGAGAATGTAGCGGAGATCGTAAGGCGCCACAACCACCTGCTTACATCAGGCTACGAGCGCCCCATCGAGGTTGCGCTCCAGGCTGCTGACAGCGCCTCGGGCCTCATCATCGCCTGCGCCCTTGTAAAAGGCGGGGTGATCGACAATGTCACACCGAGGACGGTCAAGAAGAAGTTCAAGGAGAAGTCTTTTGCCGCCGGCTGCGAGCGCGAACGGATCCTGATGATCGAGTCGCTCATGGACATTGAAACCTTCTACCACCTCGCGATCGAGGGGCTCAAGGAGGCGCGTGCTGATCTCGGGCTCGCATGA
- a CDS encoding transposase, with product MGIFYYSYLSYKAESAGTELVKVDPRNTSQMCSNCGSIVKKTLSERVHECPYCGFVADRDYNAAVNIHRVGMEQPFEPVEPRPLHHISVVQVLAMIAGKPRPRGAG from the coding sequence TTGGGTATATTCTATTATTCTTACCTCTCGTACAAGGCTGAAAGTGCTGGTACGGAACTCGTCAAAGTCGATCCCCGAAACACATCCCAGATGTGTTCGAACTGCGGAAGCATCGTGAAAAAGACGCTCTCCGAGAGAGTCCACGAATGCCCATACTGTGGGTTTGTTGCCGATAGAGATTACAATGCTGCGGTGAATATCCACCGCGTGGGGATGGAACAGCCCTTCGAGCCTGTGGAGCCAAGACCTCTACATCACATCTCTGTGGTGCAAGTGTTGGCCATGATAGCCGGGAAGCCCCGCCCGAGAGGCGCGGGGTAG
- a CDS encoding shikimate kinase has translation MQHHKNIVLIGMPGAGKSTVGVVLAKTLGMQFIDTDILIQERAGKMLQEILDGNGPDAFKRLEEETILSIRPDRAVIATGGSVVCSEAAMAHLKSGGVVVYLEIPYAEMEARLKNITTRGILLLPGQSLRGMYDERVPLYEKYADLTVACSDEDFESVVGNLIEAL, from the coding sequence ATGCAGCATCACAAAAACATCGTCCTCATCGGCATGCCCGGTGCGGGGAAGAGCACCGTGGGCGTCGTCCTTGCAAAAACCCTCGGCATGCAGTTCATCGATACGGACATCCTGATACAGGAACGGGCCGGGAAGATGCTGCAGGAGATCCTCGACGGGAACGGGCCCGACGCGTTCAAGCGGCTCGAAGAAGAGACGATCCTCTCCATTCGCCCCGACCGTGCGGTGATCGCGACGGGCGGCAGCGTGGTCTGCAGCGAGGCTGCGATGGCGCACCTGAAGTCGGGAGGGGTGGTCGTGTACCTGGAGATCCCGTATGCGGAAATGGAGGCGAGGCTCAAGAACATCACGACAAGGGGGATACTCCTCCTCCCGGGCCAGAGCCTCCGCGGGATGTACGACGAGCGGGTCCCGCTGTATGAGAAGTATGCCGATCTCACCGTCGCGTGCTCGGATGAGGATTTTGAGTCCGTGGTCGGGAACTTGATCGAAGCGTTGTGA